Proteins from one Flavobacterium sp. N2038 genomic window:
- a CDS encoding O-methyltransferase translates to MDDNRIELPKSYSDIKIDSEKISFSMPSDLQTGSLLRTLATTKKDGNFLELGTGTGLSLSWIADGMCKNSKLISIDNLLEYQNIAKKHIQNPNISFVCEDAERWILNYTDLKFDLIFADAWPGKYVVLEETLDLLNPGGIYLIDDMLPQSNWPKNHDKNVEILIQDLEKRNDIQLTKMRWSTGLILITKK, encoded by the coding sequence ATGGATGACAATCGTATTGAATTACCTAAATCTTACTCAGACATCAAAATTGATTCTGAAAAAATTTCATTTTCAATGCCTTCAGATCTACAAACAGGAAGTCTTCTTAGAACATTGGCTACAACAAAAAAAGATGGCAATTTTTTAGAATTAGGAACCGGAACTGGTTTATCACTTTCATGGATAGCTGATGGAATGTGTAAAAACTCAAAATTGATTTCGATTGATAATTTATTAGAATATCAAAACATTGCAAAAAAACACATTCAAAATCCAAACATTTCATTTGTTTGTGAAGATGCTGAAAGATGGATTTTAAATTATACAGATTTAAAGTTTGATTTGATTTTTGCCGATGCATGGCCCGGAAAATATGTGGTTCTGGAAGAAACTTTAGATCTTCTGAATCCTGGTGGCATTTATTTGATCGACGATATGTTACCTCAATCAAACTGGCCAAAAAACCACGATAAAAATGTAGAAATTCTTATTCAGGATTTAGAAAAAAGAAATGACATTCAATTAACAAAAATGCGTTGGTCAACTGGTTTAATTCTGATCACTAAAAAATAA
- the leuB gene encoding 3-isopropylmalate dehydrogenase: MKLNIALLAGDGIGPEVINEAVKVSDAIAKKFNHEITWTPALTGACAIDAVGVPYPDETHEVCMKADAVLFGAIGHPKYDNDPSAPVRPEQGLLLMRKKLGLFANVRPTFTFPSLIDNSPLKRERIEGTDLVFLRELTGGIYFGEKGRKDNGDTAFDNCVYTRAEVQRLAKKGFELAMTRSKKLCCVDKANVLETSRLWRETVQAMEKDYPEVTVSYEFVDAVAMRLVQWPNSYDVLITENLFGDILTDEASVISGSMGLMPSASVGEHTSLYEPIHGSYPQATGLNIANPLATILSAAMMFEDAFGLKAEAEAIRAVVNKSLEQGIVTEDLAPKGSKAYKTSEVGDWLVTNL, encoded by the coding sequence ATGAAATTAAACATAGCCCTTTTAGCCGGAGACGGAATCGGACCAGAAGTAATAAATGAAGCTGTAAAAGTATCTGATGCTATTGCAAAAAAATTCAATCACGAAATAACCTGGACTCCTGCTTTGACTGGAGCTTGCGCAATTGACGCAGTTGGAGTTCCTTATCCAGATGAAACGCACGAAGTTTGTATGAAAGCCGATGCGGTTTTATTTGGAGCTATCGGACACCCAAAATATGATAATGACCCAAGCGCGCCAGTTCGTCCTGAACAAGGTTTATTACTGATGCGTAAAAAATTAGGATTGTTTGCTAACGTACGTCCAACTTTTACTTTCCCTTCTTTAATTGATAATTCTCCTTTAAAAAGAGAACGAATCGAAGGAACTGATTTAGTTTTCTTAAGAGAATTGACAGGCGGAATTTACTTTGGTGAAAAAGGAAGAAAAGACAACGGAGATACTGCTTTCGATAATTGTGTTTATACACGTGCAGAAGTTCAGCGTTTAGCTAAAAAAGGGTTTGAATTGGCCATGACTCGTAGCAAAAAATTATGTTGCGTTGACAAAGCAAACGTTTTGGAAACTTCACGTTTATGGAGAGAAACAGTTCAGGCTATGGAAAAGGATTATCCGGAAGTTACTGTTTCTTACGAATTTGTTGATGCCGTTGCAATGCGTTTGGTTCAATGGCCAAACTCTTATGATGTATTAATCACAGAAAATTTATTCGGAGATATCTTAACTGATGAGGCTTCTGTAATTTCAGGTTCAATGGGATTAATGCCTTCTGCTTCTGTTGGAGAGCACACTTCATTATACGAACCAATCCACGGATCTTATCCTCAGGCAACTGGATTAAACATCGCAAATCCATTAGCAACAATTTTATCTGCAGCCATGATGTTTGAAGATGCATTTGGACTAAAAGCTGAAGCTGAAGCTATTCGCGCTGTTGTAAACAAATCTTTAGAGCAAGGTATTGTTACCGAAGATTTAGCTCCAAAAGGATCAAAAGCATACAAAACAAGCGAAGTTGGAGATTGGCTTGTTACGAATTTATAA
- a CDS encoding alpha-isopropylmalate synthase regulatory domain-containing protein, whose protein sequence is MEKRKIEIMDTTLRDGEQTSGVSFSAAEKLTIAQLLLEELNIDRIEIASARVSEGEFQAVKGITSWAEERGYINRIEVLSFVDGGVSIEWMKKAGAKVQNLLTKGSMNHLTHQLKKTPEQHFSEIAQIIASAKENDIETNVYLEDWSNGMRNSPEYVFQFLDFLATQPIKRILLPDTLGVLIPSLAFEFISKIRAKYPNIHFDFHAHNDYDLSVANVMEAIKAGINGLHVTVNGMGERAGNAPLESTVAVINDYLPEVSINIKETSLYTVSKLVETFTGYRIPANKPIVGDNVFTQTAGIHADGDNKNNLYFNDLLPERFGRKRKYALGKTSGKANIEKNLQELGLKLNNEDLKLVTQRIIELGDKKETVTKEDLPYIISDVLDSHTYQDKITIQSYVLMHSKGTRPSSTLSLNLNGEIIEEHAQGDGQFDAFMNALSKIYKSKKLTLPKLIDYAVRIPPGSSSDALCETIITWTNNGKEFKTRGLDSDQTVAAIIATQKMLNVITD, encoded by the coding sequence ATGGAAAAAAGAAAAATTGAAATAATGGATACGACGCTTCGTGATGGTGAACAAACCTCTGGAGTTTCATTTTCTGCTGCAGAAAAATTAACCATTGCGCAATTATTGTTGGAGGAATTAAATATTGATAGAATCGAAATTGCTTCGGCTCGTGTAAGCGAAGGAGAATTTCAAGCTGTAAAAGGCATTACATCCTGGGCTGAAGAGCGAGGATACATTAACAGAATTGAAGTCCTTTCGTTTGTAGACGGCGGTGTTTCAATTGAATGGATGAAAAAGGCCGGTGCCAAAGTGCAGAACTTATTGACCAAAGGCTCAATGAATCACTTAACGCATCAATTAAAAAAGACTCCCGAACAACATTTTTCCGAAATTGCCCAAATTATTGCATCTGCAAAAGAAAATGATATTGAAACCAATGTTTATCTGGAAGACTGGAGCAATGGAATGCGAAATTCTCCTGAATATGTTTTTCAATTTCTGGATTTCCTGGCCACACAACCCATAAAAAGAATTTTACTCCCGGATACTTTAGGCGTTTTAATTCCGTCTTTGGCTTTTGAATTTATTTCTAAAATCAGAGCCAAATATCCAAACATTCATTTTGACTTTCATGCACATAACGATTACGATTTAAGTGTTGCCAATGTCATGGAAGCTATAAAAGCCGGTATAAACGGACTTCACGTAACAGTTAACGGAATGGGAGAACGCGCCGGAAACGCACCGCTTGAAAGTACAGTTGCGGTAATTAATGACTATCTGCCAGAAGTAAGCATCAACATCAAAGAAACTTCTTTATACACTGTAAGCAAATTAGTTGAAACGTTTACCGGATACAGAATTCCTGCTAACAAACCTATTGTGGGCGATAATGTTTTTACACAAACAGCCGGAATCCATGCCGACGGAGACAACAAAAACAACTTATATTTTAATGATTTACTTCCGGAGCGTTTTGGAAGAAAAAGAAAATATGCCTTAGGAAAAACTTCTGGAAAGGCTAATATCGAGAAAAATCTTCAGGAATTAGGTTTAAAACTAAACAACGAAGATTTGAAATTGGTTACCCAGAGAATTATCGAATTGGGCGACAAAAAAGAAACCGTTACCAAGGAAGATCTTCCGTACATTATCTCAGATGTTCTGGACAGCCATACTTACCAGGATAAAATTACCATACAGTCTTACGTATTAATGCATTCAAAAGGAACGCGCCCATCATCAACATTAAGTTTAAATCTTAACGGAGAAATCATCGAAGAACATGCTCAAGGCGATGGTCAGTTTGATGCGTTTATGAATGCTTTATCCAAAATTTACAAAAGCAAAAAACTAACGCTTCCTAAATTGATTGATTACGCTGTGAGAATTCCTCCGGGAAGTAGTTCTGACGCTTTATGCGAAACGATCATCACCTGGACAAACAACGGAAAAGAATTTAAAACAAGAGGATTAGATTCAGATCAAACTGTTGCAGCGATTATTGCAACGCAGAAAATGTTGAATGTAATTACCGATTAG
- a CDS encoding 30S ribosomal protein S16 translates to MSVKIRLQRHGKKGKPFYWVVAADARSKRDGKYLEKIGTYNPNTNPATVELNLDSAVKWLHNGAQPTDTARAILSYKGALLKHHLDGGIRKGALTQEQADAKLAAWLEAKAGKVDAKKDGLSKAQADVKAKALKAEKEVNAKRVAAAAQAEAEAIAAATATEEVAEVEAATEEAPAAEENNETTEA, encoded by the coding sequence ATGTCAGTAAAAATTAGATTACAAAGACACGGTAAAAAAGGAAAACCTTTTTACTGGGTTGTAGCTGCAGATGCACGCTCAAAAAGAGATGGTAAATACTTAGAGAAAATCGGTACTTACAATCCAAACACTAACCCAGCAACTGTTGAGTTAAACCTTGACAGCGCAGTTAAATGGTTACACAATGGTGCACAACCAACAGATACTGCTAGAGCAATTCTTTCTTACAAAGGTGCTTTATTGAAACACCACCTTGATGGAGGTATCCGTAAAGGAGCTTTAACTCAAGAACAAGCTGATGCAAAATTAGCTGCTTGGTTAGAGGCAAAAGCTGGAAAAGTTGATGCTAAAAAAGATGGTTTATCAAAAGCGCAAGCTGATGTTAAAGCTAAAGCTTTAAAAGCTGAAAAAGAAGTAAACGCTAAACGTGTAGCTGCTGCTGCTCAAGCTGAGGCTGAGGCAATTGCTGCTGCTACTGCTACTGAAGAAGTTGCTGAAGTTGAAGCTGCTACTGAAGAAGCACCTGCTGCTGAAGAGAATAACGAAACAACTGAAGCATAA
- a CDS encoding RNA recognition motif domain-containing protein, whose amino-acid sequence MNIFVGSLPFSIEEADLRESFEAYGAVDSVKIITDKFTGRSKGFGFVEMPNDAEAQKAIDELNGATVQGRSIVVNKSEPKPEGERRSFNNNRGGDSRGGYGNNRGGNDRGGNRGGY is encoded by the coding sequence ATGAACATTTTTGTTGGAAGCCTTCCATTCAGTATTGAGGAAGCAGATTTAAGAGAGTCTTTCGAGGCTTATGGAGCAGTAGATTCAGTTAAAATTATCACTGATAAATTTACTGGAAGAAGCAAAGGTTTTGGTTTTGTTGAGATGCCAAACGATGCTGAAGCTCAAAAAGCAATTGATGAATTGAACGGAGCTACTGTTCAAGGTCGTTCAATTGTAGTTAATAAATCTGAACCAAAACCTGAAGGTGAAAGAAGAAGCTTCAATAACAACCGTGGAGGTGATTCTCGCGGAGGTTACGGAAACAACCGTGGTGGAAACGACCGTGGTGGTAACAGAGGAGGATATTAA
- a CDS encoding DUF6252 family protein, with the protein MKKHFFFLPLFFVVVSCVDEIKFNNPAFQTLKDNVFWRSTSYTAHVTTNGNMVIEGFLGYEKIVLQTVSPEPKTYLLGVDDVSKASYINIFPEQEENFSTGTNTGSGQIIITEFNTQTNTVSGTFKFTAVNEDPDNVEKKTRNFTEGVFYKIPVIPNEDF; encoded by the coding sequence ATGAAAAAACACTTCTTTTTTTTACCCCTTTTTTTTGTTGTTGTCTCCTGTGTTGATGAAATAAAGTTTAATAATCCTGCATTTCAAACTTTAAAAGATAATGTTTTTTGGAGATCGACAAGTTATACTGCTCATGTGACAACAAATGGTAATATGGTTATTGAAGGTTTTTTAGGATATGAGAAAATTGTTTTGCAAACGGTTTCGCCGGAACCAAAAACCTATTTATTAGGAGTTGACGATGTTTCAAAAGCATCTTATATTAATATTTTTCCAGAGCAGGAAGAAAATTTTTCGACAGGTACAAATACTGGAAGCGGGCAAATTATAATTACAGAATTTAATACGCAAACAAACACTGTTTCAGGAACATTCAAATTTACTGCTGTAAATGAAGATCCGGATAATGTTGAAAAAAAGACACGCAATTTTACCGAAGGTGTGTTTTATAAGATTCCGGTTATTCCAAATGAAGATTTTTGA